Proteins encoded together in one Rickettsiales bacterium window:
- a CDS encoding IS1595 family transposase has protein sequence FNLFLKECEWRFNMGTPSDLLADLKKLLKEYY, from the coding sequence TTTAATCTGTTCTTGAAAGAATGTGAGTGGAGGTTTAATATGGGCACACCAAGTGACTTACTGGCAGACCTGAAAAAGTTGCTCAAAGAATATTATTAG